GTCTTAAAGCCAAGGCTTTAAAGAGCTCCCAATTTCCCTCTGTCACAGACAGTTCAGAAAACATCTATTGCTGCTTGCAGATGCCTGCCAACATACACAAGAATTCTCTGTGTCTGGCTAAAGGATGATAATGTGGACAATGGATATGGGAAGTTTTATGTTGCTACGCTTGaaggcctttttcttttctctggtcAAAATGTGTCCTTTTCCACTTGGATGCACAAAGATTCCAACAAAGATTCAAATTAACATGGCTGACTAATTTTTAACAGTTCTGTGTCTCTAGACCTTATACTAAAACATGTATTTGTGTAAAAGCCCTCTCTGTGAGTTCTACACAACCAAGGATTTGGTGTTAGTCATAtaactgcagctggaggaggcgttttaaaaaaacaacaaaacaaaacaacttagTTGTGTATGTCCCATAAAGACAAcaaggagggcttttttttttttttgttccaggaGAAAGTCTCTTGGAAACCcccaccctccaaaaaaaccccaccaaaaccccaacagACTGGAGGACAGCTCCAACTTGTTCAAACCCCTAGAAAGCAGGACTTCAGACACTCAGTTTGACTTTCTGCAGCTGTGACAACTGTAACTGTGATCTTCCGTGAGAAATCAAAAGATGAGCAAAACCGAATGGTACTAGTAGTTGGATGGGAGACCTCTACAGGACAGCACCGCTGTTAACCAAAAGTGGTGGTGGGGCTTCAACTCCCTCTGAGCCACAGctcagctcctgccccagcccagagCTAGGGAGGTGCTGCCTTTCAAATTTCTGATAATTCAGCTGCCCACAGAACTTTTCAATACCACTAGGGCATTATTTCCAGCATCCTGGCCAAACTCCACTTGGGGCAATTACATTCTGCCTACCTAGAACTCCCCCTGATGTTTCACTTGGACACAATACTCCTCTTCACTGCCTGTCCTAAACTCTCGTATGATGTTGCTGTGTGATGTTTAACTGCTTCCACCTcagaggtggctgcatttcagtggagAGAGAATCATTTATTGTACAAAATATACAACGACATCTTCCTAGAGCCACTGCTCCTGAAAGACAAAAATTCGTATTAAAGAATGACTGGGATTAAACAGAGCACAGTACAAATCAGGGGTAATGTCTACACATACCAGATTAATCACCAGGCACGAGTTTAAGCAGCAGTTCTTCAACACCACCAAGCTGTAAGCAACAAGGAAAAGTTCAATACGTCTACAGTTACTGTGGCTGAGCTAATGGACTTCAACAAAATAACAGTCCTTTGCCGTCCCTCAAGGATCTCAAATGACTTCACAAACAGGCATGACTATGGTCTATTGTTGCCACCATCCTTACCATGAGATGGTGCTCTATCTCCCAAACGCGAGAGTTACTATCCCTGTACTGCTCACCCTGGGACAGCTGCCACATATGAGGCAGCCGAgatggggggagctggctgggtcGCAGCGCCTCACCCAGGGGAACCTGAACTCTTTGGATCCGAGCCCTCAGCATACCTTCCTCCTGGGGGAAAGTAACAAAAAAAGCAGGCAGTTACTGGCAATGCAGTAGAGGCACCTGCAACAGCAAAGCTAGAATCACTGGGAAGCTCAAAGGACACTTGCCTCTTCCGCAGCCACAAGCCACGTTTTGCGGTGCTCATCGCAGTAAACACCTACGCGTCGCACCCACAGTCGGACAGGAGGAGCGCCAGCGTGCCCTCCTTCTGCCATTCCCTCAGTCACTTCAGGATGCTCCCGTTAGGTGGACGGCATCAACCCGCAGGATGCATGCATGGTCTCTTTAGCTCTGAATACATTCACGGAGAAAGCTCTCAGACCTGAAAGGCACCTCTGGGTGGCGTCTGACTTACTGTATGAGATGCTATGTGCTGAAATGTCCCTAAAAGTCAGCTTGGG
This region of Harpia harpyja isolate bHarHar1 chromosome 18, bHarHar1 primary haplotype, whole genome shotgun sequence genomic DNA includes:
- the MTCP1 gene encoding protein p13 MTCP-1, whose amino-acid sequence is MAEGGHAGAPPVRLWVRRVGVYCDEHRKTWLVAAEEEEGMLRARIQRVQVPLGEALRPSQLPPSRLPHMWQLSQGEQYRDSNSRVWEIEHHLMLGGVEELLLKLVPGD